TGTTGACTTCTGTAGCGCTGATTTTCTTTAAAAATGAACTCATAGTATTGTACTCCTTTCTTATTATTTTTAGTTTTAAGGGAACTAATACCCTGGATCCCAATCTCAAAAATTATCTCTATTAACGCCGAATTAGAGTTAGTAAGTGAATAGCAATAAATACCACATATTATTCTCCTAACTAAATACGTTTGACTTAGTGTTATTATATTCGAACTTTAGGTGACTTCCGGCAAAACTTGCATATTTGGGAGAATCAAATTGAGTGTGAAAACGTTAAACTTAGTTTGTAAGTCATTATCTAGCTGTATTGTCAAATTTTTATACTATTAATAGGGGAGAGAGAACAAGATGGAAATCAGGATAACTGTCGGGGAGACTATTTCAAAAATTCAAAAAAGTAAAAATATAAAAATAAAGGATATATGTAAGGATTTTTTTTCAGAATCTACATATTTTAGAATTGTTAATAATGAAATTGAAACCTCAATTACAAATTTCAATCATATAATTGAAAAATTAAATGTGACGTATGATGAATTTTTTTTTCTGTGTAACCAACAAACTTGGCAAATTAATGAAGGTTTAATGCACGACATTAAAGTTGCTTATTTAAAAAAAGATGATTTAACATTGAAAGCTGTGAGGGAGAAAATGGAAACGATGAATCAAAATTCTAAAATTGTTCATTTACAGTGGTTATGTGATGCACTAATTAATAGATTGAAAAGTATTCATGTTTCTTCTTCTGAAAATAAGTTAGTTCACTATCTTTTAGAAATTGAAGAATGGACAAGATATGAAATAGTGCTATTTAATAATAGTATTTTTTCTTTTGATATTGACATTGTAAATATACTAGTTCAAAAAATTATAAAAAAGAATTATTCGTATAATCTATACAAAAATAATAATAGAGAGTTATTCCAGTTGCTGATTAATGTCACTGCATGTAACATTCAAAATTCTGATTTTAAAAAAGCAAAAAGGATTTTTAATTCAGCTAAAGAACTTTTTTTAGAAGAGGATGCTCTTTTGAAAAAAACATTCTGCTTTTTTGGACTGGTTTTTTTGAAGCTTATAATGGAGAAGTAGAAGGAAAAGCCAAAATCAAAGAATCTTTAAACATTTTTCATTTACTGAATTCAACAAATTTATTCCGTATGCATAAAGATTTATATGATTCATTTTTTATATTTGAATAATCTGTTTTAAGTTAACATAATGAAAAAAATGATTTATACTATAGCTAGAAGGGAATTCAACGAATAGTTGAGTCAGATTTATCTTTATTCAACAAATAGTTCATTGATAAATTTACTCCGAAGGAGGTATATTAATGTTAGATGTAGGAAAAAAAATAAAAGAATTAAGACTGTCAAAAAAATTAACTCAAAAGGCTTTGGCGAAAACTTTGAATGTTACCCCACAAGCTATATCAAAATGGGAACGCAATGAGAGTAATCCAGATTTACAAACACTTTTAAATTTGAGTCACTATTTCAATGTTTCTGTTGATGATATTTTAGGTAACAAAAGTCAAAATTTTTTTGATTCTCTTTTTTCTAAGATGAAAGGAAGTAAGAAAATGAAAAAAGTACAGAGTGTGAATTCGGAGAATGTTTCCGTCGGAGAAGAAGAGAAAAAAGTTATTATTTTTGATGTTGTATTTAGTTTTATCACAGATGAGGGGCTTTTGCAGACTCAACTTCTAAACAGAAAACTAGAATTGCTTATGAAGAAGAAAGAGAAGAACATTACAATTGAAACCTATAATTCTAATAAAGTTGATCTATATGGAGAGCAAGCGGATATCATATTATTAACCCCTACATTTGGATATGCTAAAGAGGAGATAGAGAAAAAGTTTCCTGAAACACCTGTTATAGCTATCTCGAAAAGAGATTACGGCATACTAAACACTGAAAAATTGTACACTGAAATAATGGAGGGACTAGGTTAGTTAACAAAGGGAAAAAGTATTTACTTATGAATACTCATTTATATTTAAGCTAGATTATGGTTTCAAATGGAGTAATAATGATATAGTTGATTATCAACCAAGCCAAATGAATGATGGTATTACTATAAAATGGATTTACAGTAAAAATATTCAAGAATTGTTATTACAAAAAAAGCTTTAGAAGCTCCTAAAAATAAGGACTTCCAAAGCTTTTTTATTTACTCCCACTCCACGTAATTTTCAAGTTTAAAACACTGTTATATCAACGTTTATCACCAGAAAACATCGTTTTGGTAGGGAAATGGTAGGGTTAAAATTTTACTGCCTGATTTCCATTAAAAATTGCAACTTTTGATTCTTTAGCAAAAGTAAATTGAATATTACCAGTCATTTGTTCGGCGATGCCTTCATCATTTCTACTCCACAGGTGAGCGTAATGCTTGAGTGTGATCTCTGGGCTAGAATGACCTAATCGTCGTGAGACAACTAGAATATCAGCGTTAAATTCATTGATTAAGTAGCTGACATGAGAGTGTCTCAATCCTTTGCCTTGAATAGCAGGAACTTTAGCCAATTTTGCATAGCGTTCAATAACACGTTGTACTGTAGAACGATACAATGGTAAGTCAGTATAGCTTAGAATGAATTGTTCTACACCATGCTTCTTTTGGATTTTTTTCCATTCTGCCAAGATACGAACAGTATCATCATCTAATGAGATAACACGCATACCACTCTCAGTTTTAGTATAAGGCTTTCTGGCGAAGTCATTATGATTCTTCATATCTAATGTATGATGAATACGTAATTTTTGACGTTTTAGGTCAACATCGTTCCAATTTAATGCTAAGCCTTCACTGACTCGAATACCTGTCATATAGTACAACCAAATCATCGTGAAGCACATATGCTCATAGAAATCCTCTTTGTAGATGACGGATAATACTTTTTCGAATTCTTCTTTTGTCCAATAAGCTACAATTGATTTTCCTTTAGGGATTGCTTTTGTTCGTTTAGAGATATTCTCAGTGAGAAACTCTAATAAAACAGCGTAATCTAATGACTTGCGAAACATGCCATACATGAGCGAGCTATACGCTTGGGAGTAGCCACTTTTAGTTAGTAACCAAATTCGATAGCCTTCGCAATCTACTACAGAGATATCTCGTAGCTTTTTGTCATTAAAGTAATCAGTGATTTGCTTTAGTCCACATTCACGAGAGCTCCATGTACTACGCTGAACAGATGATTTATAATGCGGAATGTAGGAATGCTCCATAAATTCATCATAGGTTAAGTCATAGTTAGCATAGCCATTTCTTTTCATGTATTCACTTTTGATTCGAGTCACTTCTTTATGCGCTTCTTTAGCGGTTGCAAAACGTTTCCCTAATTGATCCTTCGTCCCTTTTTTCTGAATCCGTTTGCCAGTGGTTTTGTCTAAACCAAGTTCAATTAGATATGAAAAACGACCTTTAGTATCTTGATAGACACAAGGGTACTTTGTTTTTGCCATTCGTTATTCCTCCGATTCAAGAGGAACACCGATAATTTCTTCAACTATTTTTCGTGGGACAATACCCACTCTTTTATTATTATAATAGGCTACACCACTGTTTACAAGTTTAAGTTTAGCCTGTCGAATAATCGTAGTAGCTTGATGCTTTTTAAATCCTAATTTTTCGAGGTCTACTCTTGAGACCATGTTGTTTTTATACATAAGATACCTACTTTCTTTCATCGCTTAAACATGCGATAATAGCAGCAGTGGGTAGTACTACTGCTATCCGCATAATGTTTGTAACGCTCACTATTCTTTGCTTTCGTCGGCTGAATAGTGAGTATTTAGTTTATTCCTTTCGACAAGTGAGATAAAGAAATATACTTTGAAGTAACTGCTGATGAGTACATTTTCTGGATCGTCGATTAGAAGGTTGTTAAACCTTTCTTTTTCCAGTTCGAGTTGATTACCAATGCTTGGATTCTGATGAATCTTGGAAAAATACACATCCCATAAATCAAACAGGTCTTCTACTAAGGTAGAATCGTTTGCGAATAGGATACTATCATTGATGAATTTAGCCATTAGATACGTTTCGAATTTTTTAGATTCATCTAAGCTCTGATAAAATTCATTGCTTATTTCTAGATTGCGAGCTTTGAATGCTAATAGATTAAGATTTTCCATCTTTTTCGCCTCCTTTCAATGACAGATCACGCCATGGAAATTTCTTTCTTCCTTGATATTCTTCACGATATTTCATGATGTAGTTATAAGCATCTCTATTGGCTTCATAGGCATTGTTGTAGTAGTCGAATAGGTAGCCAATGAAGTTGTTAATTCCTTTTTGTCCGTAGAAATCATAGATTTTATAGAACGTAGGCATTAAACCTGAACCAGTACAGAGGTAGTTAATTGAAACCTCTAAGTTTGATTCCTGTGGTTTTCGTCCGTCAAGGATATCCGAGAGACCATCTGAATAAGCGAGCATGACTTTAGTTAATGTGGTATAGGTTTCATCGAATACATTATAGAAACGATATTTTTCACAGAAGGTGCTAAAAAGAAAGCCACTCAGTTCTTCTTTCGTTTCAATTTTTACAAGCTCTTCACTAATTTGATGAGCGTACATTTGCCTAAAGCTTGCTTCAAACCTCACCCAATCGTCACAGTGCTTTGCTTCTGTATAGTGAGTTGCATGTTGTGCGTTGTCTAGCTGTTCAAGCTTTTTATCATAGATTCTCATAAGTAAGCGAGTATTTTTCTTTTTTGATCCAACGTAGATGGTATTAACAATCTGATTGTTGACAACGGCACTAATTTTACTGCTGTTTTTGCGATCATTTTTGTCTACAAGATAGTCAACTTCACTTACTAGACGATCATAGATAGTCGCTACAGAAAGACCTTCATCAAGAAAATCAATGGCAATATCAATCCTTGAAATATGAGCAGCCCCTTCATAGTAGTCTTCCAGTTTTTTGAAATCCTGTATGACTTTGGATGCAATGACATCTCTAGTGAACAAGTATTTACTAAATGCTTGTCCAGAAAAATGTACATAGACTCCCATGTTTGGCATCATTTCGTTGTAACACACTTGTAGCATAAAAGCTTTATCATTATCATATTTAAGCACAGTTGTATAGCCTGCAAATCCTTTTTCACTGATAGACGGTCTATCAAATACAGTGCTCAATTCTAAGATAGTATCGATCAGTGTTACAAGATGCTGTGCTTGAGATTGCCAATCATCTAGTGAATCAATCTCAGATGAAGTGAACACTAGACTCATTTCATCTACTTTTACGGTTACTGCCATTAGACACCTCTTTTCCAATTAATTGTTTCATCGACAACAATAATTGTTAGTTGTTGAGTGTGGGTCATTACTAATGCCCACACTTGGCACACCGCCTTTAGCTGCTGCGCAGCACAGGCGATGTGAATGTTTTTGCATGGTAATGAGCGAAACTCAATCATTATTCACTTTTTTAGTCGTTGTTAAGCTCTTAATTGCTTCATAGATGTTAAAAGATAGCCGAGGCATAGAACACAATGAAGGCTTGTTGGTTTTTCCAGATAGCGTATAGATGCCTCTGCCAGTAACCATTCTTGCATTTGGAATCTGAACACCTTGCCCAAATGTGGTGACATAAGTTAAATCTTCGGAATCACCTAAGACACATTTGAAAATCATTTGATCACGAATCAGTGTATTTACGATGTCCGCATCACTTTTTTGAAGAGCAAGAATGATAAAACAACCTAATTGGCGACCTTCGAGAATAATGTTTGTA
The DNA window shown above is from Enterococcus sp. 4G2_DIV0659 and carries:
- a CDS encoding helix-turn-helix domain-containing protein, coding for MLDVGKKIKELRLSKKLTQKALAKTLNVTPQAISKWERNESNPDLQTLLNLSHYFNVSVDDILGNKSQNFFDSLFSKMKGSKKMKKVQSVNSENVSVGEEEKKVIIFDVVFSFITDEGLLQTQLLNRKLELLMKKKEKNITIETYNSNKVDLYGEQADIILLTPTFGYAKEEIEKKFPETPVIAISKRDYGILNTEKLYTEIMEGLG
- a CDS encoding tyrosine-type recombinase/integrase, with protein sequence MAKTKYPCVYQDTKGRFSYLIELGLDKTTGKRIQKKGTKDQLGKRFATAKEAHKEVTRIKSEYMKRNGYANYDLTYDEFMEHSYIPHYKSSVQRSTWSSRECGLKQITDYFNDKKLRDISVVDCEGYRIWLLTKSGYSQAYSSLMYGMFRKSLDYAVLLEFLTENISKRTKAIPKGKSIVAYWTKEEFEKVLSVIYKEDFYEHMCFTMIWLYYMTGIRVSEGLALNWNDVDLKRQKLRIHHTLDMKNHNDFARKPYTKTESGMRVISLDDDTVRILAEWKKIQKKHGVEQFILSYTDLPLYRSTVQRVIERYAKLAKVPAIQGKGLRHSHVSYLINEFNADILVVSRRLGHSSPEITLKHYAHLWSRNDEGIAEQMTGNIQFTFAKESKVAIFNGNQAVKF
- a CDS encoding DUF3173 family protein, whose protein sequence is MYKNNMVSRVDLEKLGFKKHQATTIIRQAKLKLVNSGVAYYNNKRVGIVPRKIVEEIIGVPLESEE
- a CDS encoding replication initiation factor domain-containing protein, yielding MAVTVKVDEMSLVFTSSEIDSLDDWQSQAQHLVTLIDTILELSTVFDRPSISEKGFAGYTTVLKYDNDKAFMLQVCYNEMMPNMGVYVHFSGQAFSKYLFTRDVIASKVIQDFKKLEDYYEGAAHISRIDIAIDFLDEGLSVATIYDRLVSEVDYLVDKNDRKNSSKISAVVNNQIVNTIYVGSKKKNTRLLMRIYDKKLEQLDNAQHATHYTEAKHCDDWVRFEASFRQMYAHQISEELVKIETKEELSGFLFSTFCEKYRFYNVFDETYTTLTKVMLAYSDGLSDILDGRKPQESNLEVSINYLCTGSGLMPTFYKIYDFYGQKGINNFIGYLFDYYNNAYEANRDAYNYIMKYREEYQGRKKFPWRDLSLKGGEKDGKS